A region of the Hyperolius riggenbachi isolate aHypRig1 chromosome 9, aHypRig1.pri, whole genome shotgun sequence genome:
ttaactgctctgcagaggcagccagcggacacagcttagagatcaaattacagttgtgattagtcacagatgagggggaatacgacaggcttaactctctaaatgcatacagggtgcatttcttaatGTTTCCCTTCAAGAGTTTaggtctactttaaccacttaaggaccgggcgctTTTTGCCTGATATGTGcagtgtgggctctccagcccgcagcacagatcaggtttgcagaatgatcgccgccggctgcctgtgatttgcggggggctcctcaaagcccccctccgcagcgatttccgccctctctgcccttacCTGCTTCTCCCTTACGttgtgggctgcgcaggacggatatccgtctaggttaggcttcagcctatcagatgccggcaatccccggccaatcaaaggccggggatcgccgatctcctttactttgctgcgcagcagcagcgccgtatgatgtaaaaacagcggggatttcttccccgcatgtttacatttagtctgcgagccgcgatcggcggctcgcagactgttcgcgcagacaccctccgtgaactgacatggaacggttccatgtaaaaccactaatgaccagccgccgcctatcggcgttaggcggtcgttaagtggttaaaggggggaTCAAATTGCCCCCCAACCATCCAGTACAGAAAAGAATGGAATCAGTTGGTGGTGCCACATATGGGTGGATCATAGAGTCAAATGTTGCGCACTCAACCCACCTCCCATCTCTTCAATTTCCTAATCTCCATTcttctgctcccctccccccccccccccccaaaaaaaagaaagaaagaaagaagaagaactgTCACTCCACTGGGAACACCACAGACAGTGGACAAGTGTAAATAAGAGCAGAATGATGCAAGGCAGCCTATCAACTGTTGCATTCCCCCCTCCACCAGACTATCATACATTCATATTTCAGTCCCGTTCTGCCAGATATACCTATGCAGTCTAGGACACGCCCCTACCCATGATGCATCTGTGGGGTATTGCATCATTGAGCTTAGATAGAGTGTTCCACCTCCTGCACCAGTAGGGCAACTTGGGTGGTTTGAAGGGGGTGGGTCTAAGCCCCAACCACAGAAGGACGCCACCAAAGAAATATTGTCTATCCTCTAATATTGAAGCAAAAATCTGCCCATTTTGTTAGCTTTAAAATGTCTGGCAGTGGCAAAGTAATAGAAATGAGCATCAGCTTGGTACTGGTGTCTGTGTCTCAATTGATGAGAATTTTTCACTTGCTACCTGTTCCGAAACTCATGGGAGGCACAAGATGtgggcccttagggcccttttccaccagcgcgtttgctctggctgaatcgcaaaccgctagcgattttacaatcgctacggtttgctttttaacataggaatcgcggtaggtcatttccactaccgcgattcgcttttgtcgggaacgcgaacgcgcggcggagcgataattgccgcgattttgctatgcagtgcatagcatagcaaaatcgcggccgcaaacgtcgggggaatcgccggttttgcgattcagcaatcgctagcgttcagcatgaacgctagcgattgcaggtggaaaagggccctaaaagtcccccacagacatcagtATAAACCTAACTGAAGTTTACCTTGAACACAAAGTAAGTAACATTCTCCCCACTGTGGACTTAAGACAGCAATAAAAGCCTGGAACAGGTTTCGACTGAgtcacacaaacaccctaaaaaTTGTTTCGTTAGAATAAATTATATATTAAGATCCTAAATATGTATTCCTGAAGGCTGCTAGTAGTGAAATTATTATTACCACTGAGCTTTTATTTTTATCCTTCTGGGGTCCTCCTACAAGTTTCAAAACTCTAAACTTGGTCCTGTAGCAGCTGATCTTGGCAagtccattttagaaaaaaaaaaagttctttttttttttctttttgtttttttttaaatcaaacgtCACAAAACAAATTAGTCCTGAGGGGAAACTAAGTTCACTCTcttttaaacaatttatttaAGCTCTGTACAATTAAAAAGGCCCTTTTTGAAGGGAGTTAGAGGACAAAAGCAGCATGGAGCCTGAATGCCGTACCCCCAGGCTCTGATCTGGTCTCTCCACCTGCACTCTCCAGGAAGCAAAAGCTTGCCAATCTTTCCACTGTTTGCAGTTTTATTGGTCTTAACTAAGCCTCCCCCCCACCATACactctagtccccccccccaccctagtCCCCCCAACACACCTCTACCTCCAAGCATAAGAGAGAGTTTCAATAATTGAAGAACAAAGCTTATAATATTCTCCTCGGGATATTTGGACAAAGTCACGCGGAATTTCAAAATGACAGATTGTTTCAATGTcacaagaaaaataaatatatttatttaaaaatattaccaaaatattatatatatatatatttaattaccATTATTTAAAATAATAGGAGTTATTTATGGTTTTCCCCCTCCTGGCAGAGAGAGCAagacagatgtaaaaaaaatgatctgCTACCTTAAAATTACAGTCATTGTCAAGAGTCTTTGccatttttaagtgttttttgtttttttttacctacagAAGTTTTTGTGaagctataaaaaaataaattaaaaaaacccCTTTGCACAATGTTCTTCTACCCAAAAGTCCAGGATTTAAAAAGAGGCCAGTGAATGAACAGTTTTAAGCCAATAGTAAACTGCGTGCAAGAAAAAAATGGGGATAAGACAAACtgtttctaaacttttttttttttttaaaaaggactgGATAAAAACAATCATTAATTAGTAAAGCATACTGACTGCCTCAGTGGCTTCTGGGAATTCCACCTTCGGTTACTAAACAGCAATATGTTTTACACTAATTTACATTCATTTGGAAACAAATATTTAAGTCATACTGCCAATAAATATTAACACtataaaaagttttgtttttttacccttaaaaaaaaaggaaaaaaaaaacaaaactctatCCCAATATAAATTCAAATTCTAATGTACATTTATAAACAAAAACGTAGCTTatatttttgaacttttttttaaaataatgacttattttattttttttctttttaatatgttGTTATAAATATATTTTGTCAAAATATATGATCATATAGTCAAAAAATTTTGCACATAAAAGACATAAATAAGGTCAATATGACAGTTCTGTTTCAGAGGAGTCCAGCAGATACCAAGcagtctggttttttttttgttacttttgtttttggggggagggggtttaacGGCATCCACAACCCTCTACTACCATCTCCTGATAGTTTTTAAGGACCACTTTGTCATATTCATCCAAATACAACATGGAGATGGCACTCAGTTCTGTGGGAACGCAGCATGCTTTGGGGATGCTAGCGTTAACAGAGTTAACCAGAGTTTGTACAATGGCATGATTGGTGGAGTTCAGGTGGTCTGCCAGAGGAAAGGGGCAATCACCATGGCAATAAAAAGCTtgatatccaggaggtgccacaaTCCAATCATTCCAGCCAACATCGCTGAAATCCACATACAGAGCATGCCTCcgacaggttttgttttttttacgggCCCTCTGCGGTTTTGGACTTCGTTTCGACCTCCTGGTCAGTGCATGTCCCCTGCCATCGTGGCTAAATGTGATTAAAAGTGGCCTGATCTGAGACCAGTCTGAGTTCTCTTGAGGTAATAAAGATCGGCTAACCCGAACGTGCTTCCCCTGATAATTTTTAGTCTGATTGAGGTGTATTACCTCTATCGCCAGCCCATGGTTTATGTCATGGTGTTGGGTCCATCTCATAATGGCCGGGCTTACGTCGAAACTCTCCCACCGGGTCACATTGTGGTGGATAAGCCTTGTATCTAGCAATCTAGTGATCATCTGTCCATTCTCTACCAGAGGTTTCATGACTTCAAATATATTTATCCTATGGAATCCTTCCTCCCACGTAGGTCCATGGTCGATCTGTTCTCTATACAGTCTTAGCTCTGCCGaagaaatcacctcattctctggaatgctgCTGAGGTTGAAGTAAAAACGTATACTTGTGTTTCCCGTTGTGCCTGGTATGCTCTCCAAATGTTctaacaaaggaaaaaaaataagaaagggAGAATGAATACTTGATTCAAATTTTTGAAGACATGAAGCAATTCTCTCAATGTATAACTGCCTCTACTGATTTTAATAAAGAACAAAACATGAAGAGGAAAGAGGAAATGCCTAACAACTTTTTGAACAGATGTCAGTATGTCTTCACTCTTAACCTGACACTGTTCCAAGTGAACTCTGCAAATGCGAGCAAATTTCAGGTAGCCGCTAAGCCACTTGTGTTCGATGTTTGCAAGTTCCAGGTACATAAATCACATGGCAGGCAAGATCACATACAACGTTTCTTTTCTGAATCTGAAGCGTATGGCTGGGGAGATCCAGTAATTTTTGAAAGCATAGAGCATGCCTTGTTGATCATATTACAGAAGAagagggtgggtgggggggaagaAAAGCAAATTCCAGCACTGAAATGATGCTGTGGATTAATAACTCAGATTTGCTTTGGGAAAATAACATCCGCAAGGAAACATTTGGATCGGATTACAAGGCCTCATTGAACAAATCTTACAAATACGCGGCTGTGGCATTAAATGCACCGAGTGTACTTTAAGTATTAAAGCCTAGTGGAAAAAACAGGCAGGAACGCCTTGCCCTTTGATGAAACGGGAGCTCAAAACACAGTTTACACAAGCTGAAAATGGACGACCCCGGGTAGAACTAAATGGGCACTGAAATAAATGGGCAAATGTTAGCAAGGCTATCCTACAATTTGCAATCAAGCCTAAAACAACTTTTTGAATTCAAATTTCAGGTCATGTAAAAACGAAAtgaaaatgtttaaataaaaaaaaaaaagggaagcctGATGACTCTGAGCAGGTGAAAAGTGGGCCAATGGCTTACATCCATAGATCACAACAGGCATAGACCATCGCAAAACTATGACACCCCTCTGTGATGGCTCTACAAGCCCAAGTAAGTTCTTGTCTTGAAAAAATTTTGGTAAACTGAGCTTGGCCAACAACCATTCTATACTACATGCATTTAAGAACCTGTATTCACAATGAGAACAAACAGAGGTTGCA
Encoded here:
- the BMP4 gene encoding bone morphogenetic protein 4 isoform X1, with the translated sequence MMRPGFPLDTMIRGNRMLMVILLCQVLLGGTSHASLIPETGKKKVAEIQGQAGGRRSAQSHELLRDFEATLLQMFGLRKRPQPSKEVVVPEYMRNLYRLQSAEEEDELQEINLEYPERPTSRANTVRSFHHEEHLESIPGTTGNTSIRFYFNLSSIPENEVISSAELRLYREQIDHGPTWEEGFHRINIFEVMKPLVENGQMITRLLDTRLIHHNVTRWESFDVSPAIMRWTQHHDINHGLAIEVIHLNQTKNYQGKHVRVSRSLLPQENSDWSQIRPLLITFSHDGRGHALTRRSKRSPKPQRARKKNKTCRRHALYVDFSDVGWNDWIVAPPGYQAFYCHGDCPFPLADHLNSTNHAIVQTLVNSVNASIPKACCVPTELSAISMLYLDEYDKVVLKNYQEMVVEGCGCR
- the BMP4 gene encoding bone morphogenetic protein 4 isoform X2, which codes for MIRGNRMLMVILLCQVLLGGTSHASLIPETGKKKVAEIQGQAGGRRSAQSHELLRDFEATLLQMFGLRKRPQPSKEVVVPEYMRNLYRLQSAEEEDELQEINLEYPERPTSRANTVRSFHHEEHLESIPGTTGNTSIRFYFNLSSIPENEVISSAELRLYREQIDHGPTWEEGFHRINIFEVMKPLVENGQMITRLLDTRLIHHNVTRWESFDVSPAIMRWTQHHDINHGLAIEVIHLNQTKNYQGKHVRVSRSLLPQENSDWSQIRPLLITFSHDGRGHALTRRSKRSPKPQRARKKNKTCRRHALYVDFSDVGWNDWIVAPPGYQAFYCHGDCPFPLADHLNSTNHAIVQTLVNSVNASIPKACCVPTELSAISMLYLDEYDKVVLKNYQEMVVEGCGCR